A window of Phaseolus vulgaris cultivar G19833 chromosome 4, P. vulgaris v2.0, whole genome shotgun sequence genomic DNA:
CTACATTTAAGATATTACATATGGATATAATTCGTATGtaacactttttattttattttttaattaaatttgaaataaattacatacggattatatccatatgtaaataatttctgttttttgaattaaattttaaatatcttacATATGAATTAGAATttgtatgtaaatatttgtatgtagcattgattttacatacggatttttatccgtatgtaataatcggTATGTAATTCCAAATTTTCTTGCAGTGTAAAAAAAcatagtatctaaattagtttctattattgatatatattttctaaattaatatctaattagctagaTTTCTATTAAAATATGTTAACCTAAGTCTTTACTGCTGCATAATTATGTTTTGTACGATAAGctttttgataattttgttttgtatgGTGGATGAGATTGTGTAGCataggttttttttttggaaataagTTTTGTTAGTCTTGCTCTTAACCAATTTAGAAACTTGTACGTTATTATGGAATGGATAGTAGTTAGGTGGACTTTGgtatttgtataagggttgaaacaCTTTTGAAGTGTCTCTCTTAAttcatttattctttgttgaaaaaaaaaatctaattagtaccaagattttaactactaattatttagattataaagttggtatttaattagatacaaatttagaaactatttatcaataataaaaactaatttagatactaattatttttgtagttTCAAAAACATTATCTTATctaatcaatatagtaactaattatttttcttctcaatttacatgaatgtaaataaatatatggATCTTATTCTCTATTTGGTAAATCTCATTGCTAAATTAACAAGTCTGACAAAAACttcaattaataattaaaagaagAGGGAATTATTGGAAAAAAGAATGTTAGAGAATATTATCTCCTTATACGTTTGTTATATCAATAATAACCCAActcttttaataattaaaaatgaatttaatgatTGGTGATAatgtaataatttaatttgactTGTTGCAATATAGTTCTccctaaaataatatattgacgACTAAAGAAAACTCCTAAATAATAACAAACCATATGAGTAGGGTCAAGGTTTTtgtttcataatataataatttttcgtACTATACATAGGTAAAATAAAGTTagataacatttaaaaatattttgattccttttatcaaaaaaataaacaaatatttaaatttttaccGATGATACTAATATTTCGATTTCAAGTATGTTGAGATGATATCACTAGATTAATTACCACATTCGAGATATTGTCAGTTTTGGAACTCAAAATTCTATCATGGTTTTATCCTTCAAAGATCCATCGATGGATTAAGAGAAGAAGTTGTATTTAAAGTGTTATTGACCTCGACTCCTAAGTTATGTGAAACTATTAGGTGTACTAGAAGCCCCTCAATCAAGGTATAAGGAAACGTATTTTCCCTAATTAGGAGCTAAAGGAACGAAAATTTGTCTTTGGAACCCCCTTCGATTCCGTCATACGACGTCAATGTTGACCCTAATTTCGTTAATATGACATCACTAGGTCAATCATTCCATTCAAAGTATTTTCCACTTTAAAACTTGGAATTCTGTCACGATTTTATTAAAAAGCGTCTCGATGGATTAAGAGAgaaaattagatttaaaatctTTTTGGTACATCGAAACAatatatttccttttttttcttttaaaaatgttttcttaCAACTTTTAAATGTTAAAACATTTTATCGAGGAgtaaaattttgatagttaactagataccaatttaaaaattatttattaataataaaaactaatttagatatcaataatttttttaatttttaaaataatatataatttaattaatataataagtaattattttttatataaaattagtttttatttaataattttagagtttaaaacttaatatttttataagatttttggTACATACATTATTTGTTTTTTGACGGCTGCTGTTCTTGATAGTGCTCTAGTGTAAACAGCACACTatttataagtaaaaataatctccgttttattattttaatttttgtaaaaataataactcGTATGatttaaatacaaaatctaATATATAATGGTGCATTGCCTAAGAGTACATCATTAAAAATCACTCGCAATATTTAGATTTAGAATTAATGCTAAAGTTAGTAGCCAACtaacaaaaattgaaatatatgtCTAGATTAACTGAACAAGAAACATCATTTAATGTGAATTATTATATGTGTAATAAGTGTTTTTGGATATGACAATGAGAAAAATAGTTTAATGTTTAAGCTTAATTATAGGGTAGTTTTAGATAATGTTTTGTctctattatttaaaaaaattaattttcatgaaATGATTTAAAATGTACGTCCCCATattgtgaaataaaaaatttagaatacagaaaatcaattaataaaaaaaattagccTTCTTTCTAATGGTGTCAATGAAGAACCacccactacaagaaaattatgaaatagaaaccaattttagagacaaaaaataattagttactatagtgatCAAATTCACTGGTGCAGAAACACACAACGAGTGCGGctattttgaatatataaatgcggctatatagccgcatttgatcagcacgcacttgtaaatcgaagagatacaaatgcggctatatggccgcatttataaatatcatttacaagtgcggctatttcTTTTAGTCGCATTTATATATGCTtcagtaaataaaaataataataaatatgttcaaATGTAACCCACAAtgtacaaattatttataaataatatacaaattataatacataaaaaaataaattcaaaatattaaagaaaaattcaaaaatttcaaaacaaaacactAACCTTGTGTGTGAACCAACGTTGGTGGTGAAGAGTGGCAGGAGAGCGCCAGCAACGGCGGCGGCAGCGGAAGCGGTGGCGGAGCAGCGATGAAGATGAGAATGTCAATGGAACAGTTCGACCACAATGCaaagagaaaaaacaaatataaggaaaacgaaaaaaaattatatgtaatgaAGATGCAAAGGAAGAAAGCGATTCAAGAAACTCACAATGACACAAATTAATGAAGATGCAGAAGAAGAGATGAACTGCAAGCATACGAGAGCGTAGGAACCGTGAAAACGAAAGgcaaagtgaagaagaaaaaatgaaagttgtgtggtgcaattcaaattttagggtaaaaaatgatttacaaatgcagcTATTTGTATAGCCGCACTCGTAAATAAAAGcgtttgatttacaagtgcggctatacaaatagccgcatttgtaaattaaattaatttcaaaaataccaCCGCATTTTTTACGAATGCGTTTGAGCGGAAAGCTGCATTTAATAAAAAGTATTCTTTTCATcattttgtactagtgattaGAGACCCTTTTAggtactaaataaatttttggtttctaaattagtttatattattgttcaATGGTTTCTAAAcaggtatctaattaacaaccaaagtttttgctaccaaatttagaaactaaataaaccaatattttttttaatttttaaaatggtatctaatttagttgatattgcaactaattattttgatttctaaaaattggttttaattGATGATTTTATTGGAGTGAACACTTTTATCATTAGAAATGTTgtgtaaaataattaaacattgCTAAATTCACATCAAATTGAAAATACACTCACTGGTTTCGaagttattataattaattagtgATTCAATTTCTAGTTATTTCAGGGTCCACATAAAGCTGCATAATACACCATACCCATAAGTTATTATTGTCCACTTTAAAATACGGAGACTCTTAATACAAAAAtccttcaaaaataaaataataatgatataagattattatattttcaaatactCAAAATGTATAGCaaacttttatttgttttacaGCTTCTACTTTTCAAtaagtaaaatttattttaaatcataaaTTCTCTTTCAACATATCATTTTACAACATCTATGATTTTGATATACATTTACTTTTATTCAATTAGAtacaaaatcatttattttttgaaacaataataaaaatagtcgTGGAGGAAAagtaaaactttttttatagaGTATGCAGTATAAATATATAGAGTTCAGGATATAGAGCTTGTACATGAATTATAACAATACAACTAGCGAACTAAACTACCTAATTGTTCTTATATAAAGTAGAGGGTTTAAAATCCattcaaaaagagaaaaattaatgtgagataaaatacattttatcaAAATCCAACTCTTGAGTTGAACAATATGGAAACTTCTTCCacaataacttaaaaaaaaaaaaaaaatttgttcatATCATCTCATATACTCCAAATCATTGCATTGCATTGTAATTCACATACCTTTTCAGGTCAAGTTTTAAATTGGCACAAGAGGTTCTCATGTTGGACAAATTGAATATCCATCCAAGTGCAGCATGAGAGCCAGCATGAGAGCCAGATAGAAGACGCTAGCTTACACTACATGAACAAATGTTGGATAGACTCATCATATTGTTGACAAAGAGGGCATATAGTGAAATCTAAAAGGATACCTCTTCTAACAAGGTTCACCATCATGGGGACTTTACCCAATAAAATCCTCTATCCTAATATTTGAGCATAAGGAAGAAATTTTACATActggaaaattttgaaaaaatattgttttcattCAAGATATTATTGTGAAAAATTCATAGACTAACTTGATTGAGAAAACCACATTCTCTTCACCTAACTTCATATATCATGTATTTTcttattcaattttatattatttaatttactaAGGAGTTCTCCTTCTTTTAAACTCTCTCATTCAAATATATACCTTATCTATTGCAGGTTCCCATGTTATCCTATATTTGTTCTTGTTCCTACTTTCCTTTAGGTTTGttcttatacttttattttatgaaactTGAATGGGTAAAATAATACTTAGTTTGAAATTGATCAATGAAGTTTTCTTAAAGTTTATAGAGATGTATTTGTAATTgacaaaaaataacataaagaaaaatgatctttatataaaataaaaaatataaattaactaATGTACAAagtattacaaaattaaaagtagCACAAGTGTatggttaaatttaaaaatattaactaagatgtataattgtttttagatgtagaagtatttttttaatcttttacttGATCTAAACACTTTAATCTCACTTCAAAAGTCCTGTTTATACTTTTTTGTGATATTATTAcatatactttttattatataaactcTCTGCCATATTATTTTAGTTTGGTATGAGTCTAACTTACTATTgctgaaaaaaattaatataagaaaatcagttttttttttatattcttttcatAAGATTTTGTGTATAAAGTCTTTATTTACTTGTAATTGGTCGGTATCTTGTCAACAATCAGATGTCTCATTGTCAACTGTCCATACCtaaacaacaatttttttatttaaaactaattcCTATGGatgcttaaaaaaaatatctaatctCTATTAATAACCAAATATGCATTAATAATGATTTAtggatatataataatattaaaagttagAGATATCTGATTAGAAAGAAAACTTTGATTGAAATACACCGACACATCTTTGTGTTTGTGGTGTAATTGcatattatataatctataataacaatatacaaacgtaataaaaatatattttattttctaaattctaTTTTCGATTTATCCCTTTAACTTTCTCAAATATTGCATAACATATCGACTtcatttttttatcctttattcaaattttatttgatgTTCATATATGTCAAAAAGATATTTATCGTTCTTTAAttccactatttttttttataaaatctcgTGTCAAATTCActatataaaacttaaaaataaaatatatttaaggatttaaatttatttttttaaaaagaaatacaatatgtgattaaacaaaaaaaaattatttggttTAAAAAAGATCcgtttcaaatttttatttaacaataaattattatatatagtaaATTTGTTGACTCTGATAACCATTATCATAAAATTCATATTAACAGTGTTTTTTAATAGGCTGACAATATAAAATTACTTTACAACATTAATATcgaaataaaaattcaattagAGTTGACTTAATAGTAGGAGGTTGTATATATACTAGGAGTTACGTTCAAATTTTGTAGataacattataataataaaaataaatgaagttaatattatttagtattatataaatttaaaatgtgtaatatttttttttaaagaatatcTTGTTTGATTATATAAGAGATATTTGCGTAATTAGGGTAGCCAACAACCACCAGTGTGGTAAAACCCAGTGGCACTTTGTCACGTGCGACTAACCTCGCGCGTGCGAAACTGTCGGTGGATCGTAAGTGTGGGAAACACCCTTTGAATTTGTGGAGGGACAATAGGTGGAAAAAAGATGTACTTTGCTTATCTTTTAGTATCATGATCATGCCTCCGATGCATGCCACGTGTccatcattcattcattcatctcctttcacttttcttttcttccttctcATAATAACTTTTTACCCTAATGCATTGGAAAACTATCTTATAACTTTATAAATTTCAAACTcgtaaattaaatttttaatacaactaattaaaattattcactaaatataaaataatgtaaaaaataactatatatataaattaatatttcttatattttttttttattttttaaaatgactattttattaaatttttaataattatatttaattttgtaaagttgGATATGTTATTTGGTTTCGAAAATgcacttttttaaaaaaaaaaattatattatctaACTAGTAtcagctaaatttaattttttatttattttattttcaatttaaatattgttgtattgatttttttaaaaatttatgtataatttttaataacataatctaatgaaacattaattaatttttactttttacttttaattaaataaaattaaaaagttactcagcaaatactaaaaatattaaaaataattaaaataaatatttaatacattttaaaaaaacaaaaacaaaaaaggacatattaaaatataagatataataataaattaaataaatttaaagttgCTTATAcgtaataaattatttttaaaaaaaataagttattttgaatatcttattaaattattagataAACTATCCTGTGAATTGATTAAATAAGTTAGTAATTAACTTATCAGTTTTATTAAAGAAACTTCTTTTAATAAAGTAAATTCCTTAAAGTAtatattactttatttatttattcttacagtacaacttttttttttgttggttaTACTTTCAGACTTGAATTTACACATTTAAAATCATATACTTAAATAAAGTTCGTAATAATTAACTTAACAAATTTTTAAGGAAGTGtttgttttcaaaagaaatCATTCAGTACCTATTATGTCGTGAAAATACCCTCACACTTGAGAAATTATTATTGCACTCAATTTTCTTAATTACAAGGAACAACATTCACATACAAGAAACCTCTCAGTACTACATTTGCCAAATGCATGCTTCAAAACCTTAAATAGAGTTTCTCAATTTTCATTTATACttcaaggaaaaaaatattttcattttttattgtaacatgaaaatatgaatatatataataaaaataaacacataGTGCTTGTCTATTTTATCAATAAGACCTGTCATTTCAATTTCGCTTTTAAACACCAAAATATTTCGAGTcctataaataataattgatgtctagtgcctattttttttatcataagaaAACGATatcattaatttaatttctttcacaatatattttttttaaacatacttttcttttttactataatacaaaattgattttcttctatagttcaaatttaaataatcaaattagttatagtatgaaaatgattgaaataagtcatttttataaagattttagttaatcaatatattaaaaataattatagtgATAATGATATGCAGTCAAAACAATAacgaattttgaaaaaaactaagaaaaaatattatcaattttttacATATAGAAGAACCTATTCCAATTTTCACACTACAACCTGAATCATCTGgagttttgaagaaaaataaaaatcaattttatattataatacagtaaaaaaaacatatttaactctaTATTTTTAcacattattttgattttttgtgagaaattaaaataaaatgccgTACAATTATTATATAGATAATTAGATACCCAAGTTATTGTTTGGATACTCTATATGGGCAAATTTGCAATGCTAACAATTAGATTGAGCATTGATGAAGATAATGTATTGGACTTAACAACAAAGCTACTTAGTCCAAAATCAATTATACCATTAACCAAGGATGGAGAAAGACATTTATATTAAGTAGTAGGTTAGTTTAGagaaattgtgaaaaaaaactataaaatggTAATAGAAAAAAGGACAGATATCGTAATTGTCTGAATAATAGAGGAAAAGCCAAGTTAACCTAATGTTTCCATTAAATGAAGCTATTGGCATGCAAATGGCAtcaaaaatgaaattttacCTGAATGGAAAGGGACCAAAGTGCTTGCCCTCCATTTTTGAATTCTTTCCCTTCCATCTTCAACTATTATataattcaacaaaataaagCGTCGGTGATCacatgtaataataatattattatttttattattattaataataataataataatattattattatttaattaagcAAATATAATCATTCTCCTCTAATACAAACTACATGTTCCAAATGGGTCAATGGTtagttttttttgtagtttcaaaagatgaaaaagtaGGACTATGACTTACTATTTAATTGGAACAAAGCAAAGTTTTGATTCTTAAATTATAGATTGTTACAAAGAAAGGCACAAAAGAAGGAACCAGCACGTGTGTATGTACTCATAAAAAAACCTAGAACCAAGTAATCAAACCCTAgatggtttggtttggtttgagtttttttttttactttcactTAGGTTAAAAATTACCCTACTTTGCTCCTTTTACAAAGAGAAACACCACACGTGAGAGTGGCCAATCAGAAGCTTTGGCGGGTAAAGATTCACTGTTTGAACAATTCACTATAACTCTTCATTGCCCAACATTTAATCATTGGTCTACCCCGAATTTTCCTAACTACCCCTACAAGGACACGTGGCATCCACAGAACCACGGACACAGTATCTTTATGCTGAACCGTAATGCACCCAAACTCTAACACTCCATAGTTCTCTTCTCTCCGTCGGTTTTCTTAACCATTTATGAAGAAATTAAGATTGCTTTGCCGGCTTTTCTTGTCTTCTTCTATTACTTTCCAAccaccattttttttcttttttttttcaacttttcatatatgtatatatgacTCAATTGatctaattattaatataattttgttaattattgAGGATTAAACACGTTGATAATAAAGAGAAATTAGGATATAGAAAGGTGGATGATCTTTCACTTTTGTCATTGTCAActaattgttaaaaaataattaacttatcGTACCTAATAATATGtaaattaagttattttttgTGTGCATGATACACGTACTAATTAGCAAAACATTTATTGTTTAATTaaagagttaaaaaaaataaaccaagtattttttaaaattaattcagACTTGAGCAAAGTCAAAATGCTATAGAGTGAaaggagaaaaaataattataatttgatcAGTGGGTGATGAAATGCTTAATTTGATTAATGGGGCAcaagaaacaaaagcataaTTGATCATATGATATTTTTAAGGACAATTATTAAAAACTTACttagttaaattaattaattaaatgtatAGTATATATGAATATCACAGGGTGTCAGCATAGTTAGCTGGCCACtcgtttttatattattttttttttttctgtttccaTTTCATCACTTTCTTCTCCCTCCGATTTCTCCACAACAGCAAGGGAGAATCAGTTCCTCTTATTTGCAAATTCTTTCTAGATTCTCACTTTCCTCAACCTCTTCACCTCAATCTCCTTCAGAAAAACAAAAACCACAGCTTCAGATTGTTCATGctctttgtttttttcttgTTCAAGATTATGCTGTGAAATTCTGAAACTAACAGTTTCGGCCACATTTTAGTCTAAAGATCTGTGCCTTGACCCTTGGCAGGTTCACCTTTTGAAGGGGTTGGAGTAGTTCTTCCTCATAAACCATTGATTGGTccaagtttattttttttctctctctctctatccaAGTTCAAAgctttttgtgttttttatccCGTGTCTTTCTCTCTCTTGCTGTGGAATGCTGGGGTCAGAGATTTCTGAGACATGTTCTAGCAGGCTTTCGGTGAATTGGGTCAGTGTAGTTTCTGTCATGGGTGGTAGAGAATCTGAGTCCTCAGAGATCTAAGCCTCTCTGGTCTTTTGATAAGCACACACCCTTTTGTTGCATAGTTGTGAAAGTGAAGGAGTGAGAGAAGATGATGAGGATGAGGAATAATAGTGGCAATAATAATCACAAGACAAATGGTCTTTCTTCCATCATGAATGCAGGAGGCTCAGCTGCTTGTAGATCTGAGCCTGGTTCAAAGGAATGGGAGATGAGACCAGGTGGAATGCTGGTTCAGATGAGAACCGCTGATTCGGATCGGAACCCAGTACTTGTTCCCACAATTAGAGTTAGGGTCAAGTATGGTTCAATTTACCATGAAGTAAACATTAGTTCTCAAGCTACATTTGGTAACTcttcactttttattttttctcaagTTTTGATGTTATTTGTTTGCCAGTTATGTTATCTCTTTGTTTTCTTTACCTTTTTCTTGTTAGACAAAACTTGGAGACAGATTTTTAGGTAATTTTAGTGTTGTTCCTGGTATTTTATCGAAATTAGACTTTTGCCTTTACTTTAAATGTTAACAGAGATTTCTTAGTGAAATTCTAATTCTGATCGAAgaataatacaaaaattatcCATCTCCAAGTTTTGTTCATTGTTGTTTTGGTTACATCGGTTATTGTGGGTGTTTAATTTCTGGGGTTGCAGGGGAGTTGAAGAAGATGTTGTCTGGAGTAACTGGATTACACCATGAAGACCAAAAGCTGTTTTACAAAGACAAGGAGAGGGATTCAAAGGCTTTTCTTGACATGGTTGGGGTCAAGGATAAATCCAAGATAGTGCTAGTGGAAGACCCTATTAGTCAAGAGAAGAGGTTGTTAGAGATAAGGAAGAATGCTAAGATGGAGAAAGCTGCAAAATCGATCTCAGCAATCAGCTTGGAAGTAGACAGGCTTGCAGGGAGGGTATGCATTGTGGTTgctattgatatttttttcgtgaattttcttttcattttgcaAAAGCTTGATTATGAGTGATTGGAATTGGTTAGGTATCAGCCTTTGAGTCAATTATTAGCAAAGGTGGGAAAGTTGTGGAAACAGATGTTCTAAACCTGATCGAGTTGTTGATGAACCAATTGCTTAAATTGGACGGTATAACGGCTGATGGGGATGTGAAATTACAGAGGAAAATGCAGGTAATGTTAGGAGACTTAGATGCATTATGCTCATTTTTGTGTT
This region includes:
- the LOC137837684 gene encoding BAG family molecular chaperone regulator 3-like, whose translation is MMRMRNNSGNNNHKTNGLSSIMNAGGSAACRSEPGSKEWEMRPGGMLVQMRTADSDRNPVLVPTIRVRVKYGSIYHEVNISSQATFGELKKMLSGVTGLHHEDQKLFYKDKERDSKAFLDMVGVKDKSKIVLVEDPISQEKRLLEIRKNAKMEKAAKSISAISLEVDRLAGRVSAFESIISKGGKVVETDVLNLIELLMNQLLKLDGITADGDVKLQRKMQVKRVQKYVETLDLLKVKNSVPSSNGDSAPVQPQQKHSNGQRLGAVQEKQQKHSNGHNRLALAPIQELQQEQPRNSNENSLALYQEQQHQTSRNSTSEVVVTTNWELFDSAPPLIPVQSTSPPQPPSVTNNSAPPKFNWEFFN